Proteins encoded in a region of the Zea mays cultivar B73 chromosome 2, Zm-B73-REFERENCE-NAM-5.0, whole genome shotgun sequence genome:
- the LOC109944015 gene encoding uncharacterized protein: protein MESSRALPAGKQNLQPSALPVLLLGVSPAPRPAGSQRPSAAPSPRALDAPAARPAPMAPFLLGSMVWPSSNLFSLFPVRAQGQKLHGRRAPFLQAAAPSMAPFLPAGALIPPCAAPLFFYLLSAPRNSSSEQRTSCCPWRAANVELSSTSPHGCELLSLAARLPLPWKPAASSPLPNRCLFFPPPAASCELHSSMATSLSLLRLLPKDSTNPLLLHRSSISASLAACMPPARCIAQPHCRCSLSVNAAPLFSPLAQRPRRLHALPVPCFIKRSEQHAVDTRRLFAVFAQPRRRRRSPRRKPRACVEKASRSTLVDVRSDAQIGITVVLANADLGLFMDREVTTVRVMWCQPQDAVGGRPKEGWT from the exons ATGGAGAGCAGCCGTGCGCTCCCTGCAGGCAAGCAGAACCTCCAGCCGAGCGCGCTCCCTGTCCTTCTCCTGGGCGTGTCCCCTGCTCCACGGCCAGCAGGAAGCCAGCGCCCCTCTGCAGCTCCTTCTCCCAGGGCGCTCGACGCTCCTGCAGCAAGGCCAGCCCCCATGGCGCCCTTCCTCCTCGGCTCAATGGTGTGGCCGAGCAGCAACCTCTTCTCTCTGTTTCCTGTGCGTGCGCAGGGGCAGAAACTCCATGGCCGCCGAGCTCCATTCCTCCAAGCAGCAGCTCCCTCCATGGCGCCATTTCTCCCAGCCGGCGCCCTCATTCCTCCCTGCGCAGCGCCCCTTTTCTTCTACCTCTTGTCGGCGCCCAGAAATTCCAGCAGCGAGCAGCGCACGTCCTGCTGTCCATGGCGTGCAGCAAACGTGGAGCTCAGCTCCACCTCTCCCCATGGCTGCGAGCTCCTTTCCCTAGCTGCTCGGCTCCCCCTCCCATGGAAACCAGCAGCCTCATCTCCTCTCCCCAACCGATGCCTTTTTTTTCCACCTCCGGCAGCAAGCTGCGAACTCCATTCCTCCATGGCCACAAGCCTTTCCTTGCTGCGACTCCTTCCCAAGGACAGCACCAACCCCCTCCTTCTCCATCGCAGCAGCATCAGTGCTTCCCTCGCCGCTTGCATGCCACCCGCTCGATGTATTGCGCAGCCACATTGTCGCTGCTCGTTGTCCGTCAACGCAGCCCCTCTGTTTTCCCCGTTGGCGCAGCGGCCCCGACGCCTCCACGCGCTGCCGGTTCCCTGTTTTATAAAGCGCAGTGAACAGCACGCCGTCGACACTCGCCGGTTGTTTgctgtttttgcgcagccccgtcgtcgtcgtcgttcaccccg gagaaaaccccgtgcttgcgtggagaaggcaagtcgctcgacgctcgtcgatgttcgtagcgatgcacaaatcggaatcacCGTCGTTCTTGCAAACGCCgatttgggtttgtttatg GACCGAGAGGTGACGACCGTGCGAGTGATGTGGtgtcaaccacaagatgcagtcggtggacgacccaaggaaggatggacttaa